The genomic DNA TCGTACTTCTTCCCGGAGGCGCTGTCCGTCCTGGTGGCCCGCGTCGTCCCGCTGCTGTCGGTGATCTCGTACTCCACGCGGTCCAGGTCCTTGTCGCCGTCCTTGTCTTGGACCTGAACCTTCCCGATGCCCCAGTCGTTGCTGTTGCCGTTCGCGTTGGCGCTGAACTTCTTTACCTGTTTGACCTCCACGGCGGACTTGACGTTGCCCGCCTCCGCGGTCACCTCGCGAGTCGCCGTGAACGAGAACTCGGTCGGCGTGGTGCTCCGCGGCGCGCTGACCTGGATAGTGAACGGAACCGTCGTGTTGCCGACGGCGGCCTCGATGTCGACGGTCGCGGTATTGCCCTGCAGGACAGGGAACGTGACGCTGCAGCCCGAGTCGTTCTGCGGGTCGTACAGCGTCCCGTCCGAGCAGGTGTTCAGCGAGACGGTGACGGTCGCGTCGTCATCGAGAGTGTTCGTGATGTCGACCATCGGGTCCTGCTTGTTCTTCTGCACGGGGCCGCGGAGTTCGATTCCGACCAGCGCGTTCGCGTCGCTCGCCGTCTCGATGCTCACCCCCCGCCCTGCCGTCACGTTCGAGAAGCCCAGCGTCTCCGAGGTCGCCAGCAGGCCGCCGCCGGCCATGAGCCCCAGCGCCGCTCGGCGCGTGACCTGCTTCTTCCCGGGCATGGTCAGGGTGGCTCCTCCATCCCGCCGAGCCGGTACTTGCGGTTCTGGTACGTGTGGACGACCGCTGAGACCGCGAACAGGGCCAGCACCAGCGCGGCCCACCCCAGCGTCGGCACGGGGTCGGTCGGGACGACGTCCGTCCAGAGCCCCGCGAGGACGGCGAAGCCGAAGGTCGTCAGCCCGAGGTAGTAGACGCCCCAGGGGACGGAGTCGCCGGGGACCACGTCCAGGTAGACGTCGAGCTGGTCGGCGCGCTCGGTCAGCTCCACCTCGCCGTCCTCGTAGATCACCATCCCGGCGTCGTGCAGCGTCGGCAGATGGGTCTGCTGGAGCGAGGTGTAGACGCGCTTGCGCTCGGCGGACGTGAGTTCGGGGATCTCCTTCTCCAGTTCCCAGGCCGCGACCTGCTCGGCCAGGTCCGAGAGCGTCGCCGGCGTCTCCTCGTGCTTGCAGTAGTGGATGACGTAGCGACGGCGGTGGCTGCTCAGGAGGTCGAAGATCTCCCCCTCGTCCACCTGACCCACCACCTGGTCGGCTGTCGCGTCCTGGCTGGCCTGTGCCATCGATGACGTACTGTTCAGCCGTACCGGTTGGCAGTTGAAGAGTATTGCGGCACGCTTTGCTGGTTCAAGCCGGGCTTTCCCGGTTGTGAACGGGGTTTCAAGCCCAACAATACAAAGTGGATGTGGCATAGAGGTGGGGTCACGATGGCAATGAATCGGCGGAACGTCCTGATCGGACTCGGTGCGGTGGCAGTGGGTGGTGGGGCCGCGTTCGGCTCCGGCGCGTTCAGTCAGGTGGAAGCGGCGCGGACAGTGGATGTCACGACGACGGGCGACGCTAACGGGTTTATCGGAATTGAGGGGGATAACGAGTACGTCAATAACGACGCTGATTCATCCAGTTCAGAACTGACAATCGATCTGGGGGCACCTGGTGACCAGGCGTTTAATCCGAACGCAGTAACGGAGCTCGACGGGGTAGTGACAATAACCAATAATAATCAAGAAGGCGAGGCGGTCGACATCTCGCTCAGCACCGACGGTGGTTCTACGACGAGTAACAGCGTCACAGTGACACTCGACAGTGCGGAAGTCACGTTCACTGTCGATTCAGACCCCAGTACGTCCGGGGATCAGACTGGAACGATAGCCGATGGTTCGACGGCCGAGTTGGATGTCTCGGTGGACACGGGCGCTGGTAGCGGAGACGGGACCACGAGTGCGGACCTCACAATCGTCGCGGAAGACTCCTCACCCGAAGACGCTGCGTAACGAGAACGCTGAGCCTTATTGCTGGACATCCTCAAAAGCTCGACTCGAGAGGGTCATTGGTCGCCTCAACAGTAAAGACTGGAACTATCCCCTCGTAGGGATCCACACGATTTCGTCCCCTCAAGCCCACCTTTCAGCCCTTCACGCTACTCAATACAAAGAGGCTAGCGCCCTACCCCGATTAGTGACCACGCACGATGCGCACCCGCGCCCTCGCCGTCGTCGTCCTCGTCGCTGCGCTCGCAGTGCCGACGGCGGCGGTCGCGGTGGGCGAGCAGGAGGAGGTCGGCCCGGTCACCCTCGAATCCACCAGCCCGTACGCCACGGTCGAGGACGGTGAGCTCCGGGTCGCGTTCGAGGACCTGAACGACCGGGCCACGACCACCACCCACGACGTCTTCCGGATCACCGCCGGCGCCGGCGAACCGGTCCGGGTGTGGGTGACCGTCGAGGCCGAGCCGGGGGTCACGGCGTACCGTGGCGACGACCCGAGCGCGACGCTCGGTGGGGAGTCCACGGCCGTCACCCTCTCGGACGGCGAGTCGCTGCCCGTCGGCTTCGAGATCGACACCTACGGCGCGAATCCCGACTCGGGGACCGTGACGGTCCACGCCGAACCCGTCGAGACCGAGACGGCGACCGAGGACGGGGGCGGGAGCGGTGGTGGCGGCAGCGGCGACGGAGCCGACGACTCGGACGACGACACGACCGCGACACCGGCCGGGCCGGCCCTGACCGTCGTCGACGCGGACCTCGACAGCGCGCGCAGCGTCGTCGGGGCGCCGGTCCGGGCGACCGCGACCGTCGAGAACAGGGGCGGCGAGGCGGGCACGACGACGGTCGCGCTGACCGTCGACGGCGAGCAGGTGGCCGAGCGTCGGGTCCGGGTGCCGGCGGGGGCGTCCCGCGAGGTAGCCTTCGAGCGGTCGTTCGACGCACCCGGCGAGTACGAGGTCGCCGTCGGCGGCGTCCCGGCCGGAACCGTGACGGTGAGCGAGCCGGGCGGCGTCGAGGTCGTCTTCGGTGACGGGACGACCGGCGGGAGGGTGACCGAGCGGTCCGGGCTCCCCGAGGTGAGCGGCGGGGAGACGCGGGCGGTCATCTCCGGCGGGGGCGGCGACGGGCCCGCCGCGACGGTTCGGCCGGGCGAGCGGGTGAACCTCTCGGCCGCGGGCTCGGTCGTCGGGAGCACTGCTGGACTCGGCACCGACCGGGCGCTCCGAATCGTCGACGTGGCGGTCCCCCCCGAACGAGAGGGCGAGTCGGCGACGGTCCGGATGGGCGTCGACCGGGCGGCGTTCGAGGGGGGCGACCCCGCCGACGCCCGGCTCGCGCAGCTCGGCGACGACGGCTGGACCTTCCTGGAGACGCGGGTGGCCGACCGGACCGACGAGACCGTGGTGCTGGCGGCCCGGACCGACGAGTTCGGTACCGTGGCCGCGTTCGCGTCGTCGGGCGTGACCTACGAGTGGACGCTCCCGGACGGGACGACCGTCGCGGGCGACCGGGTCCGGCCGACGTTCGAGACGCCCGGTCGGTACGAGCTGTCGCTGGAGGTCACCGACGCGGCGGGGAACCGGGACCGGACCAGCCGGTCGGTGCTGGTGAACGACCGGCCGTCGGTCCGGATCGAGGCCCCGGGGAACTCGACGGCCGGTGAGCCGACGACACTCCGGGCCAACGTCACGAACGAGTTCGGCAACACGACCGTGACCTGGACGTTCGGGGACGGGTCGACGGCGACCGGGCTGTCGGTCACACGGTCGTTCGCGTCGGGCGAGGTGGTCGAGGTGCAGGTGACCGACGAGTACGGGGCCAGCGCGCGCGCCGAGCGGACGATGGTCACCGGGAGCGGGCCGGGCGGGAGCCCGAGCCCGTCGTTCCTGCCGTACGTCACCCCGCTTGACGTTCCGGTGCCGGCGTTCGGCGGGCTCGTGGCGGTCGGCGTGGTCGCGGCGGCGTTCGTGTTCGTGCGGTCCGGGCTGTCGCTTCCGGGGCTGTTCGGCGGCCTGGCCGGCTACGCACGGGCCCTGGCGCGGAGCGGCCCACGGATCACGGCGCTGTCGGGCGCCACGTGGGACCCCGAGGGCGGCTGGATCCGGATCGACGAGCTGCGGGTCGAGGCCGACGGGCTCCTCGAGACGGTCGAGATCGTCGTCACCGACGGCGACGGGGCGGAGATCGTGCGCAAGACCATCGAGACCGAGTCCGGCGAGGTCTACAGCGCGAGCCCCGAGCGGATCCGCATCCCCGGCGGCCTGGACGTCGACGGCGGAACGTTCGGCCTCCAGGTCCGGGCGGTCGACGCGCGCCAGCGGACCGGCGTCCGGAACCGGAGCCAGAGCGACCTGCTGGAGGCCGAACCCTCCGGCGAGACCGTGTGAGCGGTCCCCGACCCCCGTAACGGACCCGTTTCGGCCGAAAACTTATCCTACGGCGGCGCCCGGCTGTGTGATAGTGACCGTCAGATGAAACTCGCGATGATCGGCTTCGGTCAGGCGGGCGGGAAGGTACTCGACCGGTTCCTCGAGTACGACCGCGAAGAGGGAAGCGAAATCGTCCGCGCCGCCGTGGCCGTCAACACCGCGAAGGCGGACCTCATGGGCCTGGACAACGTGCCCGAGGAGAACCGCGTCCTCATCGGGCAGGCGCGGGTGAAGGGCCACGGCGTCGGGGCCGACAACGAGCTCGGCGCCGAGGTCGCCGAGGAGGACATCGACGAGATCCAGTCCGCCATCGACAACATCCCCGTCCACGAGGTCGACGCGTTCCTCATCATCGCGGGGCTCGGGGGCGGCACCGGCTCCGGCGGCGGCCCGGTGCTGGCGAAGCACCTCAAGCGCATCTACACCGAGCCGGTGTACGCGCTGGGTATCCTCCCCGGCTCGGACGAGGGTGGCATCTACACGCTGAACGCGGCGCGCTCGTTCCAGACGTTCGTCCGCGAGACGGACAACCTGCTCGTCTTCGACAACGACAACTGGCGCCAGTCGGGCGAGTCCATGGAGTCCGGCTACTCGGACATCAACCGCGAGATCGTCGAGCGGTTCGGCATCCTGTTCGGCGCCGGCGAGATCAAGGAGGGCGGCGAGGTGGGCGAGTCCGTCGTCGACTCCTCCGAGATCATCAACACGCTCGCCTGTGGCGGCGTCTCCACGGTGGGCTACGCCAGCGAGACGCTGGACCGCGACCGCAAGGGCGGCCTGCTCTCGAAGTTCACCGGCAACGACGAGGAGGAGATCGACTCCACCTCGACCACGAACCGCATCACCTCGCTCGTCCGGAAGGCGACGCTCGGGCGGCTCACGCTGCCCTGCGAGGTGGGTGGGACCGAACGGGCACTGCTGGTCCTGGCGGGCCCGCCGAAGTACCTCAATCGGAAGGGGATAGAGCGCGGGCGGAAGTGGCTCGAAGACGAGACCGGCTCGATGGAGGTCCGGGGCGGGGACTACCCCCGCTCGAAGGACGACAAGGTCCGCTCGGTCGTCCTCCTGTCGGGCGTGACGAACGTCCCGCGCATCAAGGAGCTCCAGCAGGTCGCCGTCGAGGCCCAGGACAACATCGACGACCTCCGTGATGCCTCCGCCGAGAACCTCGACCGCCTCGTCCACGACGACGACGAGGAGCTGGAGCCACTGTTCTAGGACTAAGAGGGCCCGCCCCCTCACGTCGCCCACGTGCCCGACGCCGATCCCCACGTCCTCGTCCCGTTCGACGCGCACCGGCCGAAGAGCCGGCTCGCCGACACCCTCGACGAGT from Haloglomus litoreum includes the following:
- a CDS encoding DUF7344 domain-containing protein, encoding MAQASQDATADQVVGQVDEGEIFDLLSSHRRRYVIHYCKHEETPATLSDLAEQVAAWELEKEIPELTSAERKRVYTSLQQTHLPTLHDAGMVIYEDGEVELTERADQLDVYLDVVPGDSVPWGVYYLGLTTFGFAVLAGLWTDVVPTDPVPTLGWAALVLALFAVSAVVHTYQNRKYRLGGMEEPP
- a CDS encoding PKD domain-containing protein; amino-acid sequence: MRTRALAVVVLVAALAVPTAAVAVGEQEEVGPVTLESTSPYATVEDGELRVAFEDLNDRATTTTHDVFRITAGAGEPVRVWVTVEAEPGVTAYRGDDPSATLGGESTAVTLSDGESLPVGFEIDTYGANPDSGTVTVHAEPVETETATEDGGGSGGGGSGDGADDSDDDTTATPAGPALTVVDADLDSARSVVGAPVRATATVENRGGEAGTTTVALTVDGEQVAERRVRVPAGASREVAFERSFDAPGEYEVAVGGVPAGTVTVSEPGGVEVVFGDGTTGGRVTERSGLPEVSGGETRAVISGGGGDGPAATVRPGERVNLSAAGSVVGSTAGLGTDRALRIVDVAVPPEREGESATVRMGVDRAAFEGGDPADARLAQLGDDGWTFLETRVADRTDETVVLAARTDEFGTVAAFASSGVTYEWTLPDGTTVAGDRVRPTFETPGRYELSLEVTDAAGNRDRTSRSVLVNDRPSVRIEAPGNSTAGEPTTLRANVTNEFGNTTVTWTFGDGSTATGLSVTRSFASGEVVEVQVTDEYGASARAERTMVTGSGPGGSPSPSFLPYVTPLDVPVPAFGGLVAVGVVAAAFVFVRSGLSLPGLFGGLAGYARALARSGPRITALSGATWDPEGGWIRIDELRVEADGLLETVEIVVTDGDGAEIVRKTIETESGEVYSASPERIRIPGGLDVDGGTFGLQVRAVDARQRTGVRNRSQSDLLEAEPSGETV
- a CDS encoding tubulin/FtsZ family protein, with product MKLAMIGFGQAGGKVLDRFLEYDREEGSEIVRAAVAVNTAKADLMGLDNVPEENRVLIGQARVKGHGVGADNELGAEVAEEDIDEIQSAIDNIPVHEVDAFLIIAGLGGGTGSGGGPVLAKHLKRIYTEPVYALGILPGSDEGGIYTLNAARSFQTFVRETDNLLVFDNDNWRQSGESMESGYSDINREIVERFGILFGAGEIKEGGEVGESVVDSSEIINTLACGGVSTVGYASETLDRDRKGGLLSKFTGNDEEEIDSTSTTNRITSLVRKATLGRLTLPCEVGGTERALLVLAGPPKYLNRKGIERGRKWLEDETGSMEVRGGDYPRSKDDKVRSVVLLSGVTNVPRIKELQQVAVEAQDNIDDLRDASAENLDRLVHDDDEELEPLF